The genomic DNA CTGGTTTACAATCAGTTCAAGAATGCTGCTGTTCAGCTGCTGACCGTTGAAACCTTCCTTCCGGTTAAAATTGAGGTTCCGAAAGACCAGGAGGTAATACACCCCGATTATATCTTTGAGCCTACCAAGGAAGTAATGGTAAAGGAGATCATTCCTAAGTCGCTGAAAATACAGTTTTTTAAAGCGCTTCTTGATTCGTTTGCCGCTGAGCATGGAGCCCGCATGACTGCTATGTACAAAGCAACCGACAATGCCACGGAGTTGCTCAATACCCTGCGGCTGAATTACAATAAAGCCCGCCAGGCATCCATAACCAATGAAATTCTTGAGATAGTGAGCGGAGCCAATGCGCTCGGGAAATAGCTACCCTTCATGATGATGCCAGAGACCGGACGGTGGAGCTGTTGTTACGGAAACACTGTCAGATGGTTTTTGCCTGCAGGGAGCCTGCTGATTGTCCTGGTTCTATGGTATGCATTTTCTCTTCCCGAACCTTTGTTCAGGGTATCCTATGCAACCGTTCTTGAAGATGCGAATGGAAATTTGCTGGGGGCCAAAATTGCCGCCGACGGACAATGGCGTTTTCCTGCACCTGATTCTCTGCCCTGGCGGTATAAAAAGGCGCTCATTGCCTTTGAAGACAAACGTTTTTACTCCCATCCCGGTTTTGACATAAGAGCCCTTGGCAGGGCACTGGTACAAAATATAAGAGCCGGTGAAGTTCGCAGTGGAGGCAGCACACTGACCATGCAGGTTATACGCCTCAGCAGGCCCGGCAAGCCACGAAATATTTTTCAGAAAGCAATAGAAATCATTCTGGCCACACGGCTGGAGCTTAAATACTCCAAGGAGGAGATTCTGAGGATGTATGCTGCGCATGCTCCATTTGGCGGAAATGTTGTGGGTATTGAGGCGGCGGCATGGAGGTACTTTGGTTGCCGTTTGCAGGATCTTTCATGGGGAGAAAGTGCGTTTCTGGCCGTATTGCCAAATACCCCGGCAGTGGCCTTTCCCGGCAGGAGGGAAGCATTGCTTCGTGAAAAAAGAGACAGGCTTCTGGAGAAGCTGTTCCGCAACGGAGTACTGGATTCGCTGAGCCTGATGCTGGCAAAAAGTGAAGAAATTCCGGAAAAACCTTATCTGCTCCCCAGGCTGGTCCCTCATCTGGTGGAAAGGTATGCATCAGGAAAACAGGGAGGGCGCATCCGTACAACCATTGACAGTGAATTGCAGCTCAATATTTTGCACTTACTTCCCAACCATCAGAAAACGCTGGCCGGTAATGAAATTTACAATACCGCAGTACTGGTGCTTGAAACAGAAACAGGGAATGTGGCTGCCTATATTGGGAATTCGGTGCCCGAAGGGGAAGAGGGGCACGGGGATGAGGTTGATGTGATACGGGCACCCAGAAGTACGGGAAGCATATTGAAGCCCTTTTTATATGCTGCCATGCTGCAAAGCGGAGAAATTCTGCCCGATATGCTGGTGCCAGATTATCCTG from Bacteroidales bacterium includes the following:
- a CDS encoding F0F1 ATP synthase subunit gamma, whose product is LVYNQFKNAAVQLLTVETFLPVKIEVPKDQEVIHPDYIFEPTKEVMVKEIIPKSLKIQFFKALLDSFAAEHGARMTAMYKATDNATELLNTLRLNYNKARQASITNEILEIVSGANALGK